tctctctacttttagTTTGATTAAGCTTTGTGAGCGTATAGACGGACGGGGAGTCCTTTGGCGGGCATTGGCATTGGGTCAACGACGATCTTCTCGTCCGGAAGCAGCTTCTCCCACCTGAACCTCTTCACCAGGTTGTGCATGAACACGAGTATTTCCAGGCGAGCGTACTCCTTCCCCGGGCACATCCTCGGGCCACCCCCAAACGGCACGAAAGTGTACGGCGCTGGCCCAGCCCCTTCGAACCGGGTTGGGTCGAACTTTTCCGGCTCAGGGAAATACTCAGCGCTCTTGTGGGTCGAGTTCGCGCTCCAATAGATCTGAGGTGAATCATTCGATACGGTAAGTCATTAGTTCGACGGTCGAATTATGATGAACAAGCAGTCGATAGGATGGGGTTGTGTTTACCTTCCATCCCTTCGGAATGGAGAAACCATTGAAGATGAAGTCGTTTATGACCTCCCTGAACCCGCCCTGGAGAGGAGGGGCGAGCCTCATGACTTCGCAAGCCACGTTCCACGAGTACTTCATCTTCTGAATATCATCCCAATTCAGTAACTCCCCCGGAGCTTTTGACTTCGCAATCTCCATTTGCTCTGTTTATCGCCCGATCGCATACAAAGAGGGAGAGTCAGTACATAACTTCGTATGTTaaacaatttcaaattaaaaataaataaaaaaaattgtcacatgGGGTGTCTGATTCACGAAATAATTTGGtgagattaattaattaaataatgattAGAGAGTTTAAATGTAAAAAATCtcgtcccaaaaaaaaagaagttcaaatgattttttttggatattaaCAAGTCAACTCTaaaggttttatttttttaattgtaattcCTCCAAACAAATCACTGTCCCCTTACCTATGTGTGTTACTTTATATTACTGGGATCATAATATTTGCGTAGCTATACATGAAAAAAATagactaaaaaagaaaatcttaccCTCGTAGACTTGTTCATAGATTTCCGGAAGCTCAGCCAGATATTTCACGACAAAAGTACAAGCAGCACTGGCGGTGTCGTGGCCACCGATCAGCAAGCCGAGGATCTTGTCCGCGATGTCGAGCTCAGTCATGTGCTTCCCATCCTCGTCTGTCGCCAACAGCATGTGCGAGAGTATGTCCTGCGTCGACGAGGCCTTCCCCTCAGCCAGATCGACTTTCCTCTGCTTGATGATCACCCTCAGCTCCTTCCCGATGAAGTTGGAGGCCTTGATGGCGCGGTTGAATGGTGTTCCGGGCAGGTCGATGGGGATCGAGATGATGCCGGATGCCAGGAGGTGGAACGGGTCGGCGAACCGTGCGACGTGGCTCGGATCCTCGACACTGAGGAACAGGCGGGCAGCGAGCCAGAAGGTGTAGCGCTTCGCGAGGGGGAAGACGGTGACCTCGTCCTTGCCCTCCCAGCCCATGGCAAAGTGCCGCCGGGCGATGTCGTCCATTATCCCGATGTACCGCTGCAGCGCCTCGGGCTTGAAGAAGTTGGGCagcatcttcctcatcttcttggCCTCCTCCTTGGAGGAGGTCTGGGTGGAGGAAGGGAAGACCTTGTTGACGGAGTTAGGCCACCACGAGACCACCAGCTTGTTCTCGTTGGAGAAGAGGAACTTGTTGCCGGCGGCGCCGCAGAAGATGGCGGCCGGCTCCCCGAGGAGGGAAGTCTTGAAGACGTGGGAGGAGTAGCGGGCGATCCGGTCGAAGATGAACCGCTCCGGGTGGCCCTTCCACCCGGTGGAGAGGAA
This genomic stretch from Eucalyptus grandis isolate ANBG69807.140 chromosome 3, ASM1654582v1, whole genome shotgun sequence harbors:
- the LOC104437293 gene encoding beta-amyrin 28-monooxygenase — translated: MEHLYLSLLLLFVSSVTLSLFFLFYKHRSHYAGPNLPPGSIGLPFIGESLDFLSTGWKGHPERFIFDRIARYSSHVFKTSLLGEPAAIFCGAAGNKFLFSNENKLVVSWWPNSVNKVFPSSTQTSSKEEAKKMRKMLPNFFKPEALQRYIGIMDDIARRHFAMGWEGKDEVTVFPLAKRYTFWLAARLFLSVEDPSHVARFADPFHLLASGIISIPIDLPGTPFNRAIKASNFIGKELRVIIKQRKVDLAEGKASSTQDILSHMLLATDEDGKHMTELDIADKILGLLIGGHDTASAACTFVVKYLAELPEIYEQVYEEQMEIAKSKAPGELLNWDDIQKMKYSWNVACEVMRLAPPLQGGFREVINDFIFNGFSIPKGWKIYWSANSTHKSAEYFPEPEKFDPTRFEGAGPAPYTFVPFGGGPRMCPGKEYARLEILVFMHNLVKRFRWEKLLPDEKIVVDPMPMPAKGLPVRLYAHKA